A stretch of Methylogaea oryzae DNA encodes these proteins:
- a CDS encoding glutathione S-transferase N-terminal domain-containing protein — MTLYSYPRCLHSHRARIVLQEKGISSEVDFVSITDSPQELLELNPYGTTPTFVDRDLVLYQADIIMEYLDERFPHPPLYPMDPVSRARSRLLTYRIEQDWYSLYDQILKGDEKQAVKAKKTLRENLIAAMPVFAAKPYFLSDEFTLVDCTVAPLLWRLSSLHIELPKQAEPIRNYAKRIFERDSFQASLSEDERDLAGSGLALTA, encoded by the coding sequence ATGACGCTTTACTCCTATCCGCGCTGTTTACACAGCCATCGGGCGCGTATCGTTCTGCAAGAGAAAGGCATCAGCTCCGAAGTCGACTTCGTTAGCATTACGGACTCGCCCCAGGAGCTGCTTGAACTGAATCCTTACGGCACCACGCCTACTTTCGTCGATAGGGACTTGGTGCTGTACCAGGCCGACATCATCATGGAGTACCTGGACGAGCGCTTTCCCCATCCGCCGCTTTATCCTATGGATCCCGTCTCGCGCGCTCGCTCGCGCTTGCTGACCTACCGTATCGAGCAGGATTGGTACTCGCTTTACGATCAAATACTGAAGGGCGACGAAAAACAGGCGGTCAAAGCCAAGAAGACGCTGCGAGAGAATCTCATCGCCGCCATGCCCGTGTTTGCCGCCAAGCCGTATTTTCTCAGCGACGAATTCACCCTGGTGGATTGCACCGTCGCGCCTTTGCTGTGGCGCTTATCCAGTTTACACATCGAGTTGCCGAAGCAAGCGGAGCCCATCCGCAATTACGCCAAACGTATCTTCGAACGGGACTCTTTCCAGGCCAGCCTCAGCGAGGATGAAAGGGACTTGGCCGGGTCCGGCTTGGCCCTGACGGCATAA
- a CDS encoding cytochrome c1 has product MNKLFFFLLCFSPLWAVASESLSLDSAPVDVYDQPSLQRGARLYAEYCQGCHSLKYMRYSRLVRDAGMDEAAVLKDFLHGEGAIGDVMTTGLTKENGVSWFGVAPPDLSLTVRARGADWVYTYLRSFYLDPSKPTGVNNLLFKDVAMPNVLGELQGQQERVVEEGWNGHKSYKLSLVQPGRMDAEQFDQAVGDLTNYLAYVAEPAQLERSSLGKWVLFYLVILMVVLYKLKKEYWRDVDADIL; this is encoded by the coding sequence ATGAATAAGCTATTTTTCTTCTTGTTGTGCTTCTCACCGCTATGGGCCGTCGCTAGCGAAAGCCTATCCCTGGATAGCGCGCCGGTGGATGTGTATGACCAACCGTCGCTACAGCGCGGCGCGCGCCTCTATGCGGAATATTGCCAAGGCTGCCATTCGCTGAAATACATGCGTTATTCCCGTTTGGTACGGGATGCGGGGATGGACGAGGCGGCGGTGTTGAAGGATTTCCTGCATGGCGAAGGCGCTATCGGCGACGTGATGACCACCGGCCTGACCAAAGAAAACGGCGTGTCGTGGTTCGGCGTGGCGCCGCCGGATTTGTCCTTGACCGTGCGCGCGCGCGGCGCGGACTGGGTATATACCTATCTGCGCAGCTTCTACCTCGACCCGTCCAAACCGACCGGCGTCAACAACCTGTTGTTTAAGGATGTGGCCATGCCCAACGTGCTGGGCGAGTTGCAGGGGCAGCAGGAGCGGGTCGTCGAAGAAGGATGGAACGGCCACAAGAGCTATAAGCTGTCGCTGGTCCAGCCCGGGCGTATGGACGCCGAGCAGTTCGACCAAGCGGTCGGCGACCTGACCAATTACCTGGCCTATGTGGCCGAGCCGGCGCAATTGGAGCGCTCTAGTCTGGGGAAGTGGGTGCTGTTCTATCTAGTCATCCTCATGGTGGTACTCTACAAGCTCAAGAAAGAGTACTGGCGTGACGTCGACGCTGATATTCTCTAA
- the hisD gene encoding histidinol dehydrogenase, whose product MSEVMINRLDAADGDFQDKLDKLLSYDASSDEAVHQRVLEIIGRIRREGDGALLEYTQRFDQYQLAGAADLELPKARLQQAWDNLPNDLAEGLQFAAERIRTYAEQQKLQSWRFEDADGNVLGQQVTPLDRVGLYVPGGKAAYPSSVLMNAIPAKVAGVPEVIMVTPTPLGEVNELVLAAAHLAGVDRVYRVGGAQAVAALAYGTASIPRVDKIVGPGNIYVATAKKLVFGQVGIDMVAGPSEILVICDGGTDPDWIAADLFSQAEHDEDAQAILLSPDAAFLDKVEASIRRMLPEMERAAVIAKSLSDRGALIKVRDLAQAADVANHIAPEHLELSVADPDELVKSIRNAGAIFMGRYTAEALGDYCAGPNHVLPTARTARFSSPLGVYDFQKRSSLINCSAAGSAKLGRVADLLARGEGLGAHALSARYRGR is encoded by the coding sequence ATGAGCGAAGTGATGATCAACCGGCTCGACGCAGCCGATGGCGATTTCCAGGACAAGCTGGATAAGCTGCTCAGCTACGACGCCAGCAGCGACGAAGCCGTTCACCAGCGGGTGTTGGAAATCATCGGCCGTATCCGTCGCGAGGGCGACGGGGCGCTGCTGGAATACACCCAGCGTTTCGATCAATACCAGTTGGCCGGCGCCGCCGATCTGGAATTGCCCAAGGCCCGCCTACAGCAAGCCTGGGATAATCTGCCCAACGATTTGGCCGAAGGACTGCAATTCGCCGCCGAGCGGATTCGCACCTACGCCGAGCAGCAAAAACTCCAGTCCTGGCGCTTCGAAGACGCGGACGGCAACGTCCTGGGGCAGCAGGTCACTCCCTTGGATCGTGTCGGTTTGTACGTGCCCGGCGGCAAGGCGGCCTATCCGTCCTCGGTATTGATGAACGCCATTCCGGCCAAAGTCGCCGGCGTGCCGGAAGTAATCATGGTGACGCCCACCCCCCTGGGCGAGGTCAACGAATTGGTGCTGGCCGCCGCCCACCTGGCCGGCGTCGACCGGGTGTACCGCGTCGGCGGCGCCCAGGCGGTGGCCGCCTTGGCTTACGGCACCGCCAGCATCCCCCGCGTCGACAAGATCGTCGGCCCCGGCAACATCTACGTCGCGACGGCCAAGAAGCTGGTGTTCGGTCAGGTCGGTATCGACATGGTGGCTGGTCCTTCGGAGATCCTGGTCATTTGCGACGGCGGCACCGATCCCGATTGGATCGCCGCCGATCTGTTTTCCCAAGCCGAGCACGACGAGGATGCCCAAGCGATCCTGCTTAGCCCCGATGCGGCATTCCTGGACAAGGTCGAGGCTAGCATCCGCCGCATGCTGCCGGAGATGGAGCGTGCGGCCGTCATCGCCAAATCGCTGTCGGATCGCGGCGCGTTGATTAAAGTGCGGGATCTGGCCCAGGCGGCGGACGTCGCCAACCACATCGCGCCGGAACACCTGGAGCTGTCCGTGGCCGACCCGGACGAATTGGTGAAGAGCATCCGCAACGCCGGCGCTATTTTCATGGGGCGCTACACGGCGGAAGCCTTGGGCGATTATTGCGCCGGGCCCAATCACGTGCTGCCTACCGCCCGCACGGCGCGCTTTTCCTCCCCGTTGGGGGTTTACGATTTCCAGAAGCGTTCCAGCCTGATCAACTGCTCGGCGGCGGGATCGGCCAAACTCGGCCGCGTGGCGGATTTGCTGGCGCGGGGCGAGGGACTGGGCGCTCACGCCTTGTCGGCTCGTTACCGGGGTCGCTGA
- the murA gene encoding UDP-N-acetylglucosamine 1-carboxyvinyltransferase, which translates to MDKLIINGGNSLVGELRISGAKNAALPILAGTLLSQDPVTIGNVPHLHDITTTMELLGQMGVHLVIDEKLNIEVDSSTIKTFYAPYELVKTMRASILVLGPLLARFGKAEVSLPGGCAIGTRPVNLHLEGLAAMGADISVKNGYIHASCKRLKGCRLVLDQVTVTGTENLMMAAVLADGVTVLENAAREPEVVDLANFLIAMGAKINGVGTDVLEIEGVESLSGKGLHYNILPDRIETGTYLVAAAITGGKVKLKNTAPDLLDAVLAKLREAGALLTVGEDWIELDMQGRRPKAVSLRTAPYPAFPTDMQAQISALNCVAEGVGVITETVFENRFMHVQEMQRMGANIRLESNTAIITGVDRLTAAPVMATDLRASASLVLAGLVAEGQTVVDRIYHIDRGYECIEEKLSQLGAEIRRMPR; encoded by the coding sequence ATGGATAAATTGATCATAAACGGCGGCAACTCCCTGGTGGGCGAGCTGCGCATTTCCGGCGCCAAGAACGCGGCGCTGCCGATTCTGGCCGGCACTTTGTTGTCGCAAGACCCGGTCACCATCGGCAACGTGCCTCATTTGCACGACATCACCACGACCATGGAGTTGTTGGGCCAGATGGGCGTGCACCTGGTGATCGACGAAAAACTCAACATCGAGGTCGATTCCAGCACCATCAAGACGTTTTACGCGCCTTACGAACTGGTCAAGACCATGCGCGCCTCCATCCTCGTGCTGGGGCCGCTGTTGGCGCGTTTCGGCAAGGCGGAAGTCTCGCTGCCGGGCGGTTGCGCCATCGGCACCCGTCCGGTGAACCTGCACTTGGAAGGCCTGGCCGCCATGGGCGCCGACATTTCGGTGAAAAACGGCTACATCCACGCCAGCTGCAAGCGGCTCAAGGGCTGCCGGCTGGTGTTGGACCAGGTGACGGTGACCGGTACCGAAAACCTCATGATGGCGGCGGTGCTGGCCGACGGCGTCACGGTGCTGGAAAACGCCGCGCGCGAGCCGGAAGTGGTGGACTTGGCGAACTTCCTCATCGCCATGGGCGCCAAGATCAACGGCGTCGGCACCGACGTGCTGGAAATCGAAGGCGTCGAGTCCCTGTCCGGCAAGGGTTTGCACTACAACATCCTGCCCGACCGTATCGAAACGGGTACCTACCTGGTGGCGGCGGCCATTACCGGCGGCAAGGTCAAGCTGAAAAACACCGCTCCCGATCTGCTGGACGCGGTGCTGGCCAAGCTGCGGGAAGCGGGGGCGCTGCTCACCGTGGGCGAGGATTGGATCGAGCTGGACATGCAAGGCCGACGCCCGAAGGCCGTATCGTTGCGCACCGCGCCGTATCCGGCGTTCCCCACCGATATGCAGGCGCAGATCAGCGCGCTCAACTGCGTGGCCGAGGGCGTCGGCGTCATCACCGAAACCGTGTTCGAGAACCGTTTCATGCACGTGCAGGAAATGCAGCGCATGGGCGCCAACATTCGTTTGGAATCCAACACCGCCATCATCACCGGCGTGGATCGTTTGACCGCGGCGCCGGTGATGGCGACCGATTTGCGCGCTTCCGCCAGCTTGGTGCTGGCCGGCTTGGTGGCCGAAGGCCAGACGGTGGTGGACCGCATTTACCACATCGATCGCGGCTACGAGTGCATCGAGGAAAAGCTGTCGCAATTGGGCGCTGAGATTCGCCGCATGCCGCGCTAG
- the mlaE gene encoding lipid asymmetry maintenance ABC transporter permease subunit MlaE, whose product MMNLFERLGRATLEAFRKLGRSMLFLLHVLRGVLGILLRPRLLSAQMLSVGVLSVLLISISGLFVGMVLGLQGFNVLSDFGAEESLGVMVAASLVRELGPVVTALLFSGRAGSALTAEIGLMKATEQLSGMEMMAVDPVKRIITPRFLAGLISMPLLASLFSMVGVIGGYFVGVGLLGVDEGAFWSAMRAHIDFWDDILNGVIKSLVFGAVVTWIAVFEGYDAVPTSEGVGRATTRSVVYSAFAVLGCDFVLTALMFGED is encoded by the coding sequence ATGATGAATTTATTTGAACGCTTGGGAAGGGCGACGCTGGAGGCGTTCCGAAAACTGGGGCGCTCCATGCTGTTCCTGCTGCACGTGTTGCGCGGAGTGCTGGGGATTTTGCTGCGTCCCCGCTTGCTCAGCGCGCAGATGTTGTCGGTCGGGGTGCTCAGCGTACTGTTGATTTCGATTTCCGGCTTGTTCGTCGGCATGGTGCTGGGACTGCAGGGCTTCAACGTATTGTCGGACTTCGGCGCCGAGGAGTCCCTCGGCGTGATGGTGGCGGCCTCCCTGGTGCGCGAGCTGGGGCCGGTGGTGACGGCGCTGCTGTTCTCCGGCCGGGCCGGTTCGGCGCTGACCGCCGAAATCGGCCTGATGAAAGCCACGGAGCAATTGTCCGGCATGGAAATGATGGCGGTGGACCCGGTTAAGCGCATCATTACCCCGCGCTTCCTGGCCGGCTTGATTTCCATGCCGTTGTTGGCTTCCCTGTTCAGCATGGTGGGCGTGATCGGCGGCTATTTCGTCGGCGTGGGCCTGCTGGGCGTGGACGAGGGCGCTTTCTGGTCGGCCATGCGGGCTCATATCGATTTTTGGGATGACATCCTCAACGGAGTCATCAAAAGCTTGGTGTTCGGTGCGGTGGTGACGTGGATCGCGGTGTTCGAGGGGTACGATGCGGTGCCTACCTCGGAAGGCGTGGGGCGCGCCACGACCCGGTCCGTGGTTTACTCGGCTTTTGCCGTGCTGGGCTGCGATTTTGTGTTGACGGCCCTGATGTTTGGAGAGGATTGA
- the petA gene encoding ubiquinol-cytochrome c reductase iron-sulfur subunit produces MNNEGVDNSKRQFLTVAASAVGAVGAAFVAVPFVSSMQPSARAQAAGAPVEVDISKIEPGQLIRVKWRGRPVWVLRRTEQSLKDLASLDSQLRDPQSKESVQPQAAQNAARSIKPEYFVALGLCTHLGCVPTFRPEVAPEDLGSAWKGGFFCPCHGSRFDLAGRVYQGVPAPTNLDIPPYRYLSDTRIIIGDDEAKA; encoded by the coding sequence ATGAATAATGAGGGCGTTGACAACAGCAAGCGCCAATTTCTTACCGTTGCCGCATCTGCCGTCGGCGCGGTCGGCGCCGCGTTTGTGGCGGTGCCGTTTGTGTCGTCCATGCAGCCCAGCGCAAGGGCGCAGGCGGCAGGAGCGCCAGTGGAAGTGGATATCAGCAAGATTGAGCCGGGCCAACTGATCCGCGTCAAATGGCGGGGACGTCCGGTATGGGTGCTGCGGCGCACCGAGCAGAGCCTGAAGGATCTGGCTAGCCTGGACAGCCAGTTGCGCGACCCGCAATCGAAAGAATCGGTGCAGCCGCAGGCGGCGCAAAATGCGGCGCGTTCCATAAAGCCGGAGTATTTTGTCGCGTTGGGGCTTTGCACCCATTTGGGATGCGTGCCGACGTTCCGTCCCGAAGTGGCGCCGGAAGATTTGGGCAGCGCTTGGAAAGGCGGCTTTTTTTGCCCCTGCCACGGTTCCCGCTTCGATTTGGCCGGCCGCGTCTACCAAGGCGTTCCGGCTCCCACCAACCTGGACATTCCGCCGTACCGCTACTTGAGCGATACGCGCATCATCATTGGCGACGACGAGGCTAAGGCCTGA
- a CDS encoding STAS domain-containing protein, translating into MRWCRHNDNGAAQAALSDQGGGRFALEGELSFASVPALLRRGAALFAGQGAIELDLSGVRRADSAGLALLVEWLAQANRLNRQLDFRHVPDQILRMAKVGGLEDILSL; encoded by the coding sequence ATGAGGTGGTGCCGGCATAACGACAACGGTGCGGCGCAGGCGGCTTTGAGCGATCAAGGCGGCGGACGCTTTGCCCTGGAAGGGGAGCTGAGTTTCGCCAGCGTTCCCGCCTTGTTGCGGCGGGGCGCAGCGCTGTTCGCCGGCCAAGGCGCCATCGAGCTGGATTTGAGCGGGGTGCGGCGCGCCGACAGCGCGGGCCTCGCCTTGCTGGTGGAATGGCTGGCGCAGGCAAACCGCTTGAATCGCCAGTTGGATTTCCGGCACGTGCCGGATCAGATTTTGCGTATGGCCAAGGTGGGTGGCCTGGAAGACATTCTGTCCCTATGA
- the hisG gene encoding ATP phosphoribosyltransferase: MLTIALSKGRIYEDTLPLLADAGIVPADDPDKSRKLILETNQPDVRLLIVRATDVPTYVDYGAADLGVAGRDVLLEYGSEGFYEPLDLNIARCRMMTAGRVGVPFPGRRLRVATKYVGIAQRYFAGQGVQAEIIKLYGSMELAPLVGLADCIVDLVDTGNTLKANGLEPRDLIMDISSRLIVNKAAMKMKHEAVKALVGQLASAVERRAAK, encoded by the coding sequence GTGCTGACCATCGCCTTATCCAAGGGCCGCATCTACGAAGACACCCTGCCGCTGCTGGCGGACGCGGGCATTGTGCCAGCCGACGACCCCGACAAGAGCCGCAAGCTGATTCTGGAGACCAATCAGCCGGACGTGCGCCTGCTCATCGTGCGCGCCACCGACGTGCCCACCTACGTGGATTACGGCGCGGCGGACCTGGGCGTGGCGGGTCGAGACGTGTTGTTGGAATACGGGTCGGAAGGCTTCTACGAGCCGCTGGATTTGAACATCGCCCGCTGCCGCATGATGACGGCCGGCCGCGTCGGCGTGCCGTTCCCGGGGCGTCGCTTGCGGGTGGCGACTAAATACGTGGGCATCGCCCAGCGTTATTTCGCCGGCCAGGGCGTGCAAGCGGAAATCATCAAGTTGTACGGCTCCATGGAGTTGGCGCCCCTGGTGGGGCTGGCCGACTGCATCGTCGACCTGGTGGACACCGGCAACACCCTCAAGGCCAACGGTTTGGAGCCGCGCGACTTGATCATGGACATCAGCTCGCGCCTGATCGTCAACAAGGCCGCCATGAAAATGAAACACGAGGCGGTCAAGGCGCTGGTAGGGCAGTTGGCGTCCGCCGTGGAGCGGCGGGCGGCGAAGTAG
- the mlaD gene encoding outer membrane lipid asymmetry maintenance protein MlaD, giving the protein MRQSKATEMWVGLFVALGLVALFFLAMKVSNLADYETTDGYLIKANFENVGSLKVRAPVSMSGVRVGRVSNIYFDKKKFQAVVEMRIDPLFDNLPEDTTASVLTAGLLGEQYISLSPGGSDDVLKNGSVVDLTQSAIVLEEVVSKFLYNKAEGDKKASDKSPDKKDDAAAGG; this is encoded by the coding sequence ATGCGGCAGTCGAAAGCGACAGAAATGTGGGTGGGGCTGTTTGTGGCCCTGGGGTTGGTGGCCTTGTTCTTCCTGGCCATGAAAGTGAGCAATTTGGCCGATTACGAGACCACCGACGGTTACCTGATCAAGGCTAATTTCGAGAACGTCGGCAGCCTCAAAGTACGGGCTCCGGTGTCCATGTCCGGCGTGCGCGTGGGGCGTGTCAGCAACATCTACTTCGACAAGAAGAAGTTCCAGGCGGTGGTGGAGATGCGCATCGACCCGCTGTTCGACAACTTGCCCGAAGATACCACGGCCAGCGTGCTGACCGCCGGTTTGCTGGGAGAACAGTACATCAGCCTCAGCCCAGGCGGTTCCGATGACGTGCTGAAAAACGGCAGCGTCGTGGATCTGACGCAGTCGGCGATTGTGTTGGAGGAAGTGGTGAGTAAATTCCTCTATAACAAGGCCGAAGGCGACAAGAAGGCCAGCGACAAGTCGCCGGACAAGAAAGACGACGCGGCGGCAGGCGGCTGA
- a CDS encoding cytochrome b — MDKYLIPLLGWIDQRFPLTKVWNEHLAKYYTPKNFNFWYFFGSLALLVLVNQLLTGVWLTMHYKPDATLAFDSVEYIMRDVNWGWLIRYMHSTGASAFFVVVYFHMFRGLMYGSYKKPRELVWVLGMGLFLLLMGEAFMGYLLPWGQMSYWGAQVIISLFGAIPWFGEDLAQWIRGDFLISDATLNRFFAFHVIALPLMLVILVYLHIVALHQVGSNNPDGVEIKKLKDGRGVPLDGIPFHPYYTVKDLVGVAAFALAFAWVVFYAPAMGGLFLEHANFIPADPIVTPEHIAPVWYFTPFYSILRAVPNKLGGVVAMGLSIVVLFVLPWLDRCPVKSIRYRSPRYKVILGVFTVSFLGLGYLGTQPVTPVATLFAQAFALVYFAFFLAMPVYTRWEKTLPVPDRVTKPVPLLERPAFRWLAGRSKEYKEYIVTHPTYQGTMVKFWEEKFKNKSPMP; from the coding sequence ATGGACAAGTATTTGATACCGTTGTTGGGCTGGATTGACCAGCGTTTCCCGCTGACCAAGGTGTGGAACGAACATCTGGCAAAGTATTACACCCCGAAGAATTTCAACTTTTGGTATTTCTTCGGCTCCCTGGCGCTGTTGGTGCTGGTCAACCAGTTGCTCACCGGTGTTTGGTTGACCATGCACTATAAGCCCGATGCGACCTTGGCGTTCGACTCCGTCGAGTACATCATGCGCGACGTGAACTGGGGCTGGTTGATCCGCTACATGCATTCCACCGGCGCTTCGGCGTTTTTCGTGGTGGTTTATTTCCACATGTTCCGCGGCCTAATGTACGGCTCTTACAAAAAGCCGCGCGAGTTGGTTTGGGTGCTGGGCATGGGCTTGTTCCTGCTGTTGATGGGCGAAGCCTTCATGGGGTATCTGCTGCCCTGGGGCCAGATGTCCTACTGGGGCGCCCAGGTGATCATCTCCCTGTTCGGCGCGATTCCCTGGTTCGGCGAGGATCTGGCGCAGTGGATTCGAGGGGATTTCCTGATTTCCGATGCGACGCTCAACCGTTTCTTTGCCTTCCACGTTATCGCCTTGCCGTTGATGTTGGTCATCCTGGTTTACCTGCACATCGTCGCTCTGCACCAGGTAGGGTCCAACAATCCGGACGGCGTCGAAATCAAGAAACTCAAGGACGGCCGTGGCGTCCCCTTGGACGGCATTCCGTTCCATCCCTATTACACGGTGAAGGACCTGGTGGGCGTGGCCGCATTCGCCCTGGCTTTCGCTTGGGTGGTGTTTTACGCTCCGGCGATGGGCGGGTTGTTCCTGGAACACGCCAACTTCATTCCCGCGGACCCCATCGTCACGCCGGAACACATCGCGCCGGTTTGGTACTTCACGCCGTTCTACTCCATCTTGCGGGCGGTGCCCAACAAGCTTGGCGGCGTAGTCGCCATGGGGTTGTCCATCGTGGTGCTGTTCGTGCTGCCGTGGCTGGACCGCTGCCCGGTGAAATCCATCCGCTATCGCAGCCCGCGTTACAAAGTAATACTGGGCGTATTCACCGTCAGTTTCTTGGGCTTGGGCTATCTCGGCACCCAGCCGGTGACGCCGGTGGCGACCTTGTTTGCTCAGGCGTTCGCCTTGGTGTACTTCGCCTTCTTCCTGGCCATGCCGGTTTACACTCGCTGGGAGAAGACCTTGCCGGTGCCGGATCGGGTAACCAAGCCTGTGCCGTTGCTGGAGCGTCCGGCTTTCCGCTGGTTGGCGGGTCGTTCGAAGGAATATAAGGAATATATAGTGACTCATCCCACATACCAAGGAACCATGGTCAAATTCTGGGAAGAAAAATTCAAGAACAAATCGCCGATGCCCTAA
- a CDS encoding ABC transporter ATP-binding protein, translated as MSTASDSDVLVTVRDLSFSRGSRKIFDGIDMDIRRGKVTAIMGPSGTGKTTLLRLIGGQLLPQKGSVAVDGQVVHKLRLGELYELRKRMGMLFQSGALLTDIDVYENVAFPLREHTKLPESMIRTLVLMKLQAVGLRGASRLMPAELSGGMARRVALARAMALDPMMIMYDEPFTGQDPISMGVLVQLIRQLNDALGLTSIVVSHDVQETAAIADYIYLVSGGRVVGQGTPAELAESDSDWVRQFMQGLPDGPVAFHYPAPDFARDLLGAQRK; from the coding sequence ATGAGTACCGCTTCGGACAGCGACGTCCTTGTTACCGTCCGCGACCTGTCGTTCTCGCGCGGCTCGCGCAAGATTTTCGACGGCATCGACATGGATATCCGTCGGGGCAAGGTCACCGCCATCATGGGCCCGAGCGGCACCGGCAAGACCACCTTGCTGCGCCTGATCGGCGGCCAATTGCTGCCGCAAAAGGGCAGCGTCGCCGTGGATGGGCAGGTGGTGCACAAGCTGCGCCTGGGCGAGTTGTACGAGTTGCGCAAGCGCATGGGCATGCTGTTCCAGAGCGGGGCGCTGCTGACCGACATCGACGTCTACGAAAACGTGGCGTTTCCGCTGCGTGAGCACACCAAGCTGCCGGAATCCATGATCCGCACCCTGGTGCTGATGAAACTCCAGGCGGTGGGCCTGCGCGGGGCCAGCCGGCTGATGCCGGCCGAGCTGTCCGGCGGCATGGCGCGTCGCGTAGCGCTGGCCAGGGCCATGGCGCTGGATCCGATGATGATCATGTACGACGAGCCCTTCACCGGCCAGGATCCCATTTCCATGGGCGTGCTGGTGCAGTTGATCCGCCAGTTGAACGACGCACTGGGCCTGACCAGCATCGTGGTGTCTCACGACGTGCAGGAAACCGCCGCCATCGCCGACTATATCTACCTGGTTTCCGGCGGGCGCGTGGTGGGGCAGGGCACGCCGGCCGAGTTGGCCGAATCGGATTCGGATTGGGTGCGGCAGTTTATGCAGGGGCTGCCGGACGGCCCGGTGGCGTTCCACTATCCTGCGCCGGATTTCGCCCGGGATTTATTGGGCGCCCAGCGGAAATAG
- the hisC gene encoding histidinol-phosphate transaminase: MAAAIAVESLIRPEVRALSAYHVADAVGYVKLDAMENPYTWPEAMTAEWLERLRSLPLNRYPDPSPAGLKTLLRDSNGVPPGMDLLLGNGSDEIIQMLLMAVAGPGVKVLAPEPTFVMYRQIASTLGLEFVGVPLAADFSMDMPAMAAAIAEHKPALVFLAYPNNPTGNLFERADVEAIVALTPGLVVVDEAYAPFAEASFMEDLPRHGNLLVMRTLSKLGLAGLRLGFLAGPPSWLHELDKVRMPYNINVLTQATVEFALERLPVFEEQTALLRQERAALFQALQSMPGITPFPSRANFILFRCEGVAAGDVFDGIKRGGVLIKNSSSAGGALSGCLRVTVGKPEENRRFISALEQAISGR; this comes from the coding sequence ATGGCTGCGGCAATCGCGGTGGAGTCGTTGATACGGCCGGAGGTGCGCGCCTTGAGCGCCTATCACGTGGCCGACGCCGTTGGGTATGTGAAGTTGGACGCCATGGAAAACCCTTACACTTGGCCTGAGGCCATGACGGCGGAATGGCTGGAACGCCTGCGTTCGCTGCCCCTCAACCGTTATCCCGACCCGTCACCGGCTGGCCTGAAAACGCTGCTGCGCGACAGCAACGGCGTGCCGCCCGGCATGGACCTGTTGCTGGGCAACGGTTCCGACGAAATCATCCAAATGCTGCTCATGGCGGTGGCCGGGCCCGGCGTCAAGGTGCTGGCGCCGGAACCCACGTTCGTCATGTATCGGCAGATCGCCTCCACGCTGGGTCTGGAGTTCGTCGGCGTACCGCTGGCGGCGGATTTTTCCATGGATATGCCGGCCATGGCGGCGGCGATTGCCGAGCACAAGCCGGCCTTGGTATTCCTGGCTTATCCCAACAACCCCACCGGCAACCTATTCGAACGCGCCGACGTGGAAGCGATCGTTGCCCTGACGCCGGGCCTGGTGGTGGTGGACGAGGCTTACGCGCCCTTCGCCGAGGCCAGTTTCATGGAGGATTTGCCGCGCCACGGCAATCTGTTGGTGATGCGCACGTTGTCCAAGCTGGGACTGGCGGGATTGCGCTTGGGGTTCCTTGCGGGCCCGCCTTCGTGGCTCCATGAGCTGGACAAGGTGCGCATGCCCTACAACATCAACGTGCTGACGCAGGCGACGGTGGAATTCGCGCTGGAAAGGCTGCCGGTATTCGAGGAGCAAACGGCGTTGCTGCGGCAGGAGAGGGCAGCCTTGTTTCAGGCGCTGCAATCCATGCCGGGCATCACGCCGTTCCCCAGCCGGGCGAATTTCATCCTGTTTCGCTGCGAAGGCGTCGCGGCGGGCGATGTGTTCGATGGCATCAAGCGCGGCGGCGTGCTGATCAAGAATTCCTCTAGCGCCGGCGGCGCTTTATCCGGATGCCTGCGAGTTACGGTGGGAAAGCCGGAGGAAAACCGCCGTTTTATCTCTGCTTTGGAGCAGGCGATAAGCGGCCGCTGA